Proteins encoded in a region of the Falco biarmicus isolate bFalBia1 chromosome W, bFalBia1.pri, whole genome shotgun sequence genome:
- the LOC130142038 gene encoding adenomatous polyposis coli protein-like isoform X7: MKDCMRALVAQLKSESEDLQQVIASVLRNLSWRADVNSKKTLREVGSVKALMECALEVKKESTLKSVLSALWNLSAHCTENKGDICAVDGALAFLVGTLTYRSQANTLAIIESGGGILRNVSSLIATNEDHRQILRENSCLQTLLQHLKSHSLTIVSNACGTLWNLSARNAKDQEALWDMGAVSMLKNLIHSKHKMIAMGSAAALRNLMANRPAKYKDANIMSPGSSLPSLYVRKQKALEAELDAQHLSETFENIDNLSPKASHHNKQRHKQNIYNEYVLDSSRHDDGICSSETFNTSHMTVLSPYLNATVLPGSSSYSRGNIENSRSEKDRSLNRDVAVGLNSYHQATENTGNSSKRIGMQITAAAQIAKVMEEVTSMHIPQEDRSSCSTSEMHCLTEDRNVPRKTAAAHTHSNTYFPKSENSNGTCPMLYTTMEYKRASNDSLNSVSSSDGYGKRGQMKPSIESYSEDDESKFRSYGQYPADLAHKIHSANHMDDNDEELDTPINYSLKYSDEQLSSGRQSPSQNERWARPKHIIEDEIKQNEQRQLRSKDATYSVYTESGDDKCMKYQSPFGQQECVSSFRSRGSNGAEQSRVGSMLGMNQKVNQSLCQADDYDNDKPTNYSECYSKEEHHKGEEDRPTNYSIKYNKEEHLVDQPIDYSLKYSTEVPLSSQKPSFTISNSSSVQSTKTDDISLSCENISTPSGSSERQNQLHPNSAQSRSSHAQKTASCKTSSINQETIQTYCVEDTPICFSRCSSLSSLSSAEDEIGCDQPTHVTDANNTLQIAELKENSGILSTEGAVSEVASASQHIRTKSSRLQTPSLSPSDSSRHKAVEFSSGAKSPSKSGAHTPKSPPEHYVQETPLMFSRCTSVSSLDSFESHSIASSVQSEPCSGMVSGIISPSDLPDSPGQTMPPSRSKTPPPAQGAQVKKEVAKGKVPNAEKRESGPRQVAINEAVQRVQVLPDADTLLHFATESTPDGFSCSSSLSGLSLDEPFIQKDVELRIMPPVHEKEHGNEAEPEQPDVTKDNQEKKAEKPTEAEKDIMDDSDDDIVILEEYIISAMPTKSSHKAKKPSQASASKIPPPVTRKPSQLLVYKLLPSQTGLQSQKRVSFTPGYDMPWVYFVEDTPINFSTATSLSDLTIESLPNELANVENVGTGAESEEFEKRDTIPTEGISTDNSQRAKSSTKTAPGLDDDKTEEGDILAECINSAMPKGKSHKSFRVKKVIDQIQQASLSVSNTNQSEHDKKEPMSPVKPIPQNNEYRAHVRKNTEPKSYINNERSYSENTDTKKQNLKNNSRYFNDKLPNNEEHVKGNFAFDSPHHYTPIEGTPYCFSRNDSLSSLDFDDYDDVDLSRENAELQKRKAKETETEDYTNTEQSSNQQPSNRTQVCQKYLTGRSQPETFSQSTKDIPDRGAAVDEKMQDFAIENTPVNFSRNSSLRSLSDIDQENNNKESERAKQTEGPDSQIESNRPQTSSYAPKSFIVEDTPVCFSRNSSLSSLSIDSEDDLLQECISSAMPKKKKPSKVKSESEKNNSRNMGDVLAEDLSLDLRERGRTDSEHGFSPDSENFDWKAIQEGANSIVSSLHQAAAAISLTRQASSDSDSILSLKSGIFLGSPFHLTPDQEEKPFTSNKGPRILKPGEKSTLEYKKVESENKGIKGGKKVYKSIITGKACSNSKVSSQLRQPQQTNMTSISRGRTMIHIPGVRNSSSSTSPVTKKGPPLKNTNSKSPSEGQNSVSSPRGVNSSVKLESAPVTRQPSQQSRSSKRPSRSGSRDSTPSRPQQQPLSRPLQSPGQNSISPGRNGISPPNKLSHLPMTSSSNTVSTKSSSSGRMLYTAPGRQLSQQNLTKQTALTKSTSGIPRSESASKGLNQILNSGGSNKKAELSRMSSAKSSGSESDRSERPVLVRQSTFIKETSSPTLRQKFKESASYEFLSPYRPGSPTRSQIQIPVLSPSLPNMSLSTHLTAQTSSWQNLPPNLSPSVEYDGRPTKHHDIARSHSESPSRLPINRLGTWKREHSKHSSSLPRVSTWRRSGSSSSVLSASSESSEKTKSEDEKQHESSVSRHKQSNESQASAKATWRKIKENEIPQIMNEPKYSSAGATNDTDSKTLIYQMAPAVSKTEDVWVRIEDCPINKPRSGRSPTGNTPPVIDSVSEKGSVNNKDSKEITEKQNPENRNVPVHTIGLENCPNSFFQIDSPDKKGTEAKPGQNNPVPAPENNESTVNEHTPFSSSSSSKHNSPSGTVAARVTPFNYSPSPRKSSVDNSSARPSQIPTPINNSTKKHDSKTENTDSSETQSPKRHSGSYLVTSV, encoded by the coding sequence GCAAATCTTGCGAGAGAACAGCTGCTTACAAACCTTGTTACAGCATTTGAAGTCACACAGTTTGACAATAGTCAGTAATGCATGTGGGACCCTGTGGAATCTTTCTGCACGAAATGCAAAAGATCAGGAGGCACTGTGGGACATGGGAGCAGTGAGCATGCTCAAAAATCTCATTCActcaaaacacaaaatgatAGCAatgggcagtgctgcagctctaAGAAACCTGATGGCAAATAGGCCAGCAAAATATAAGGATGCCAACATTATGTCTCCAGGATCAAGCTTACCATCTCTTTATGTTAGAAAACAAAAGGCACTGGAAGCAGAATTAGATGCTCAGCATTTATCAGAGACTTTTGAAAACATAGATAATTTAAGCCCAAAAGCATCTCACCATAATAAGCAGAGACATAAGCAAAATATATACAATGAGTATGTTTTGGATTCCAGTCGACATGATGATGGGATTTGCAGTTCAGAGACTTTTAATACTAGTCATATGACTGTGCTTTCACCATATTTAAATGCTACAGTATTGCCTGGCTCCTCTTCCTATAGTAGAGGAAACATAGAAAACTCTCGATCTGAGAAAGACAGAAGCCTCAATAGGGATGTAGCAGTAGGTTTAAATAGCTATCATCAAGCTACAGAGAATACTGGGAACTCCTCTAAGAGAATAGGAATGCAGATTACTGCTGCAGCTCAGATTGCCAAAGTTATGGAAGAAGTAACAAGCATGCATATTCCACAAGAAGACAGAAGTTCTTGTTCCACTTCTGAAATGCACTGTTtgacagaagacagaaatgtcccaagaaaaacagctgctgCCCATACTCACTCGAATACATACTTTCCTAAATCTGAGAATTCAAACGGGACGTGTCCTATGCTTTATACAACAATGGAATACAAGAGAGCTTCAAATGATAGTTTAAATAGTGTCAGCAGCAGTGATGGCTATGGTAAAAGAGGTCAAATGAAACCTTCCATTGAATCTTACTCGGAAGATGATGAAAGTAAATTTCGTAGTTATGGTCAATACCCAGCTGACTTGGCACATAAGATACATAGTGCAAATCATATGGATGACAATGATGAAGAGCTAGACACTCCTATTAATTATAGTCTTAAATATTCAGATGAACAGTTGAGTTCTGGAAGGCAAAGTCCCTCTCAGAATGAAAGATGGGCAAGGCCTAAGCATATAATAGAagatgaaataaagcaaaatgaacAAAGGCAGTTAAGGAGCAAAGATGCAACTTATTCCGTGTACACTGAAAGCGGAGATGATAAGTGCATGAAATACCAGTCACCTTTTGGACAGCAAgaatgtgtttcttcttttagaTCAAGAGGATCCAAtggtgcagagcagagcagagtaGGCTCAATGCTTGGAATGAATCAAAAAGTAAACCAGTCCTTGTGCCAGGCTGATGATTATGACAATGATAAGCCAACCAACTATAGTGAATGCTACTCTAAGGAGGAACACCACAAAGGGGAAGAAGACAGACCAACTAATTATAGCATAAAGTACAATAAAGAGGAACATCTTGTTGATCAGCCTATTGATTATAGTCTAAAATATTCAACAGAAGTTCCTCTCTCTTCTCAGAAGCCATCTTTTACTATTTCAAACAGTTCATCAGTGCAAAGCACTAAAACTGACGATATTTCCTTAAGCTGTGAGAACATATCAACCCCTTCAGGTAGTTCAGAGAGACAGAATCAGCTTCACCCAAATTCTGCACAGAGTAGAAGTAGTCATGCTCAAAAGACTGCCTCCTGTAAGACTTCCTCTATTAATCAGGAAACTATACAAACTTATTGTGTGGAAGATACACCAATATGTTTTTCAAGGTGTAGCTCTTTGTCATCTTTGTCATCAGCTGAAGATGAAATAGGATGTGATCAACCCACACATGTGACAGATGCTAATAACACATTACAGATAGCAGAACTAAAGGAAAACAGTGGGATTCTGTCTACAGAAGGTGCAGTAAGTGAAGTTGCATCAGCTTCTCAGCACATCAGAACAAAATCTAGTAGACTTCAGACTCCTAGTTTATCTCCTTCTGACTCTTCTAGACATAAAGCTGTTGAATTTTCTTCTGGTGCCAAATCTCCCTCAAAGAGTGGTGCACACACTCCTAAAAGTCCACCAGAACATTATGTGCAGGAAACCCCACTCATGTTTAGCAGATGTACTTCTGTAAGTTCCCTGGATAGTTTTGAAAGCCATTCAATTGCTAGTTCAGTTCAAAGTGAGCCTTGCAGTGGAATGGTAAGTGGAATTATAAGTCCCAGTGATCTTCCAGACAGCCCTGGACAAACAATGCCTCCAAGCAGAAGTAAAACTCCACCCCCTGCTCAAGGAGCTCAAGTAAAGAAGGAAGTAGCTAAAGGCAAAGTACCTAATGCAGAAAAGAGAGAGTCTGGTCCTAGACAGGTAGCTATAAATGAAGCTGTTCAAAGAGTTCAGGTACTGCCAGATGCTGATACGTTATTACATTTTGCCACAGAAAGTACACCGGATGGATTTTCTTGCTCTTCTAGCCTAAGTGGTCTGAGTCTTGATGAACCATTTATACAGAAAGATGTAGAGTTAAGAATAATGCCTCCTGTACATGAAAAAGAACATGGAAATGAAGCAGAACCTGAACAGCCAGATGTTACAAAGGATAACCAAGAGAAGAAAGCGGAGAAGCctactgaagcagaaaaagacaTTATGGATGATTCTGATGATGATATTGTTATATTGGAAGAATATATTATTTCTGCAATGCCAACAAAATCTTCACATAAAGCCAAAAAGCCTTCTCAAGCATCTGCTTCAAAAATACCTCCTCCTGTAACCAGAAAGCCAAGCCAACTGCTAGTTTACAAACTTTTGCCTTCACAAACTGGATTGCAGTCCCAAAAGCGTGTGAGTTTTACACCTGGATATGATATGCCATGGGTATACTTTGTTGAGGATACACCAATAAATTTTTCAACAGCTACATCTTTGAGTGACCTCACAATAGAGTCACTACCGAATGAGTTGGCCAATGTAGAGAACGTGGGTACAGGGGCAGAGTCAGAGGAGTTTGAAAAGAGAGACACCATTCCTACAGAAGGTATAAGTACAGATAACTCTCAGAGAGCAAAAAGCTCAACTAAGACTGCCCCAGGACTGGATGATGACAAAACAGAAGAGGGTGATATTCTGGCCGAATGTATTAATTCGGCtatgccaaaaggaaaaagtcacAAATCTTTCAGAGTGAAGAAGGTAATAGATCAAATCCAACAAGCATCTTTATCTGTAAGTAACACAAATCAGTCAGAACATGATAAAAAGGAGCCAATGTCACCAGTAAAGCCCATTCCCCAAAATAATGAATATAGAGCACatgtaagaaaaaacacagagcCTAAAAGCTATATTAATAATGAAAGAAGCTATTCAGAGaacacagacacaaagaaacagaatcttaaaaataattcaagataTTTTAATGACAAACTTCCAAATAATGAAGAGCATGTAAAAGGAAACTTTGCATTTGATTCCCCTCATCATTACACACCTATTGAGGGAACTCCTTATTGTTTTTCACGGAATGATTCTCTAAGTTCTTTAGATTTTGATGATTATGATGATGTTGACCTTTCAAGGGAGAATGCAGaattgcaaaaaagaaaagcaaaggaaacagaaactgAAGACTACACTAATACAGAACAATCTTCAAATCAGCAACCAAGTAATAGGACACAAGTTTGTCAAAAATACCTGACAGGCAGAAGCCAGCCTGAAACTTTCTCTCAGTCAACTAAAGATATTCCAGATAGAGGAGCAGCTGTAGATGAGAAAATGCAGGATTTTGCTATTGAAAACACACCTGTAAATTTTTCTCGCAATTCATCTCTTCGTTCCCTCAGTGATATTGAtcaagaaaacaacaacaaagaaagtGAACGTGCAAAACAAACTGAGGGTCCTGATTCACAGATAGAATCAAATAGACCACAGACTTCTAGTTATGCACCTAAATCATTTATTGTTGAAGATACTCCTGTATGTTTCTCTAGAAACAGCTCTCTCAGTTCTCTTAGTATTGACTCAGAAGATGATCTGTTGCAGGAATGCATTAGTTCAGCTAtgcctaaaaagaaaaaaccctcaaaagtaaagagtgaaagtgaaaaaaataattccagaaatatGGGTGATGTATTGGCAGAAGATTTATCACTGGatttgagagagagagggaggacaGATTCAGAACATGGTTTCTCACCTGATTCAGAGAACTTTGATTGGAAAGCTATACAAGAAGGTGCGAATTCTATAGTTAGTagcttgcatcaagctgcagCTGCTATATCACTGACTAGACAAGCTTCATCAGACTCTGACTCTATCCTTTCATTAAAATCTGGTATTTTTCTAGGGTCACCTTTTCATCTTACCCCAGACcaagaagaaaagccttttaCTAGTAATAAAGGTCCAAGAATTCTTAAGCCAGGGGAGAAGAGTACATTGGAGTATAAAAAAGTAGAATCTGAAAATAAGGGaatcaaaggaggaaaaaaagtatacaAAAGTATAATTACAGGAAAAGCTTGCTCTAATTCAAAAGTTTCAAGCCAGTTAAGGCAACCACAGCAAACAAATATGACTTCAATTTCACGTGGTAGGACAATGATTCATATTCCAGGAGTTCGAAATAGTTCCTCAAGTACTAGTCCTGTTACCAAAAAAGGTCCCCCTCTAAAAAATACAAACTCCAAGAGTCCCAGTGAAGGCCAAAATTCTGTTAGTTCTCCAAGAGGAGTCAATTCATCAGTGAAACTTGAGTCAGCTCCTGTAACTAGACAACCATCTCAACAAAGCAGGTCAAGTAAAAGACCTTCTAGATCAGGATCTAGAGACTCTACTCCTTCTAGACCTCAACAGCAGCCATTAAGCAGGCCTCTGCAATCTCCAGGACAAAACTCAATTTCCCCAGGAAGAAATGGTATAAGTCCTCCCAACAAACTGTCTCATTTGCCAATGACATCATCCTCTAATACAGTTTCAACTAAATCTTCAAGTTCAGGAAGAATGTTATATACAGCACCAGGCAGGCAGTTGAGCCAGCAAAACCTTACAAAGCAAACTGCCTTAACTAAGAGTACCAGTGGCATTCCCAGAAGTGAGTCTGCTTCAAAAGGATTAAACCAAATTCTCAATAGTGGTGGATCAAACAAAAAGGCTGAACTATCCAGAATGTCATCCGCAAAATCCAGTGGGAGTGAATCTGACAGATCTGAAAGACCTGTTCTGGTTCGTCAGTCAACTTTTATTAAAGAAACTTCGAGTCCAACTCTAAGACAGAAATTCAAAGAGTCTGCTTCATATGAATTTCTGTCTCCTTACAGGCCAGGGTCTCCCACTAGATCCCAAATACAGATTCCAGTTTTAAGTCCATCTCTTCCCAATATGTCTTTATCCACTCATTTAACTGCCCAGACTAGCAGTTGGCAAAATTTACCCCCTAATCTGAGTCCTTCTGTAGAATATGATGGGAGACCAACAAAACATCATGACATAGCTCGTTCTCATTCTGAAAGTCCATCTAGATTGCCAATCAATAGATTGGGAACATGGAAGCGTGAACATAGTAAGCATTCCTCATCACTTCCTCGTGTAAGCACTTGGCGAAGATCCGGAAGTTCTTCCTCAGTTCTGTCAGCTTCTTCAGAATCCAGTGAAAAGACGAAAAGTGAAGATGAAAAGCAACATGAAAGTTCTGTTTCTAGACACAAACAAAGTAATGAAAGTCAAGCATCAGCAAAAGCtacttggagaaaaataaaagaaaatgaaattcctCAAATAATGAATGAGCCTAAGTATTCTTCCGCAGGTGCAACAAATGACACTGATTCCAAAACTCTAATTTATCAGATGGCACCAGCTGTCTCTAAGACAGAGGATGTGTGGGTGAGGATAGAGGACTGCCCTATTAATAAACCTCGATCTGGAAGATCCCCAACTGGAAATACTCCCCCTGTTATTGACAGTGTTTCAGAGAAAGGGAGTGTGAATAATAAAGATTCTAAAGAGattactgaaaaacaaaatccagagaACAGAAATGTTCCTGTTCATACCATTGGTTTAGAAAATTGTCCAAACTCTTTCTTTCAGATAGACAGTCCAGACaagaaaggaacagaagcaaaacctgGACAGAATAATCCTGTTCCTGCaccagaaaataatgaaagtacTGTTAATGAGCATACACCATTCAGTTCCAGTAGCTCAAGCAAACATAACTCCCCCAGTGGTACTGTTGCAGCAAGAGTGACTCCTTTCAACTACAGTCCAAGTCCCAGGAAGAGTAGTGTGGACAACAGTTCTGCTCGGCCATCACAAATACCAACACCAATAAATAACAGCACAAAGAAACATGattcaaagactgaaaatacagactCCAGTGAAACTCAGAGTCCTAAACGTCATTCTGGCTCTTACCTGGTGACTTCTGTTTAA